ATCTCCGGTGACTGGCGCAATGCCTGCTCGGGCTCGTGGATTTGCAACTGCAGTGATGCCAGTGCCGGCAGACCGGCGGCCGACACCTGCTCCCGCACTTCGGGCAGGGTTATCCCCGTCAGAATGGCCATGGCGTCCTGATACTGGGTTCGAAGCACTTCCAGTTCCGGGCGACGAGCACGATATTCATACCGCAGGGCCTGAGCCCGGCTCAGCTCCAGGGGCGTCGACAGCCCCTCTTCCACCCGCAGTGTCAGCACATCCACGCCTTCATCAAGCAACGTCAGCTGCTTGTCGAGCAAGGCCAGTTGCTCTTCCGCGCCCATCAGCCGGGTATAGGTAGCCACAACGCCGCTGACCACATCGGCCATGGTCTGAGCCTCAAAGGCCTGACGATGTTCAAGGTTTGCCTGGGCCTGTCTCACACGGGCGCGAATGCGGCCAAACAGATCCAGCTGCCAGTCGGCGGCCAGTCCCAGCGTGGCACTTTCCTGACGGACCACATTCAGGCTCTGAGGGTCCTGCTGGCGGGTCAGGGATACGTTGCCGGCAACGCCTCCCTGGGGCCGCAGTTGGTCACGGCTCACCCGCAGGCGTTCCATGCCGGCCTCGAGGCGCAAGGCCGCCGCCTCGAGGTCGTGATTGTTGGCCAGGGCCTGTTCCACCAGGCGGTTCAGTTGTGCATCGCCATAGGCATGCCACCACTGGGCGGCCGCCTCGGCCTGCTCACCGTTCAGGCTCACCTGCTCGGTAATCTGTTGCATCACCTGCTGATTGGGAGCCGAGGGGGCTTCATGCTCTGTGGTCACGGCACACCCCGCCAGCAGTACTGCGATGGCGGTCAGGGTCGGGATTCGACCCAGGGCCACAGTTTTAGTGCGCTTACGCATGCTCGGCCTCCTGACGGCTGGTCTTCTCGGTGTTCTCATTGGTCGCGGGCTTACGCTCCAGGGCGGTCATGGCCATGTAAAATACCGGCGTAAACAGCAGGCCAAAGACGGTCACGCCAATCATGCCCGAGAATACCGCCACACCCATGGCCTGGCGCATCTCGGCACCGGCACCACTGGCCAGTACCAGGGGGACCACACCGGCGGTAAAGGCGATGGAGGTCATCAGTATCGGCCGCAGACGCAGGCGACAGGCTTCCAGAATGGCTTCCAGCCTGGAGTTGCCCTCGTTACGGCTGTCCCGGGCGAATTCCACCATCAGAATGGCGTTCTTACAGGCCAGGGCCACCAGAACAATCAGCGCAATGCGGGTGAAGATATCGTTAGCCCCGTCCATCAGCCAGATACCAGCCAATGCCGACAAGATGGTCATGGGCACGATCAGAATGATCGACAGCGGCAGGGTCAAACTTTCGTACTGCGCCGCCAGCACCATGAACACCAGCAATACCACCAGCGGGAAGATATACACCATGGTGTTGCCCGCCAGGATCTGCTGATAGGTCACCTCGGTCCACTCAAACTCCATGCCCTTGTCGAGCTGTTCGTTCAGAATGCGCTCAATCGCCTGCTGCGCCTGGTCAGAACTGTAACCGGGAGCCGGGTTGCCGTTCAGTTCGGCGGTCGGATAACCGTTATAGTGCATTACCCGATCCGGTCCTATGGTGGACTCCACGGTCAGAACCGAGCCCAGGGGCACCATGTTACCGGCCGCATTGCGCACCTTGAGCCGCAGGATCTGCTCGGGGTCCACACGATACTCGGCATCGGCCTGGGCATTCACCTGGTAGGTTTTGCCAAACAGGTTGAAATCGTTCACATACAGCGAGCCCAGGTAAATTTGCAAGGTGTCGAACACCTGCTCCAGGGGAATGCCCTGCAGCATGGCCTGCTCACGGTCGATCTCGATGTCCATCTGCGGCACCTGAATACGGAAGCTGGAATACAGTCCGGTCAGTGCGGGATCCTGGCGCGCCGCGTCCAGTACCTTTTGCAGGTTGTCGAACAGCGCCTCAAAGCCCAGGCTGGCCCGGTCTTCAATCTGCAGCTTGAATCCACCCGTGGTGCCCAGACCCAGAATGGGCGGCGGCGGGAACACGGCCACAAAGGCCTCGTCAATGCTGGCAAACTGACCATTGAGCTGGCCGGCAATGGCATTGGCAGACTGGCTTGGATCCTTACGCTCGTCAAAGTCCTTCAGGGTAACGAACACGATGCCGCTGTTGGGGCTGTTGGTAAAGCCGTTCACCGACAGTCCGGGGAAGGAGACGGTTTGCATCACACCCGGGGTTTTCAGGGCAATTTGCTCCATTTCCCGCACCACCGACTCGGTTCTGTCCAGGCTGGAGGCGTCGGGCAGCTGCGCTACCGCCACCAGATACTGTTTGTCCTGCAGGGGAATAAAGCCGCCCGGTACCGCATTGAACAGGGTAACGGTTCCGCCCAGCAGGCCGACGTAGACCACGCCCACCACCACACTCAGGCGAATCAGCTTTTTCACCCCTTTCTCGTACATACGACCACCGCGCTCGAACATGCGGTTAAAGGGAGCAAACAACCAGCGTCCAAAGAGGGCATTCATGCCGTGCGTCAGCCAGTCGGGCTTGGCATCGTGGCTACGCAGCAGCAGTGCAGACAGTGCCGGAGACAGCGTCAGCGAGTTAAAGGCCGAAATCAGGGTAGAGATGGTAATAGTCAGCGCAAACTGCTTGTAAAACTGACCACTCAGGCCCTGAATAAACGCCGTGGGAATAAACACCGCACACAGCACCAGTGCAATCGCGATGATGGGACCGGTTACCTCGGTCATGGCCTGACGAGTGGCTTCCACCGGCGACAGCCCGTTGCCGATATTACGCTCCACGTTTTCCACCACCACGATGGCGTCATCCACCACAATGCCGATGGCCAGTACCAGGCCAAACAGCGACAGGGTATTGATGGATACCCCCAGCCACTGCATGACCGCAAAGGTACCAATCAGGGACACCGGCACGGCAATCAGCGGAATGATGGAGGCACGCCAGGTCTGCAGGAACAGGATAACGACCACTACCACCAGTACAATGGCTTCCAGCAGGGTGTCGATAACGGCATCGATAGAGCCACGCACAAACACGGTCGGGTCGTAGGCGATGCGGTATTCCACGCCAGCGGGGAACTGCTCAGACAGTTCATCCATGGTGGCCCGTACCTGATCCGAGAGCTCAATGGCATTGGCGCCGGGGCGCTGGAAGATCGGCATGGCGACGGCGGTCTGCCCATTCAGCAGGGAGCGCAGTGCGTAGGTTTCCAGGCCAAGCTCAATGCGCGCCACATCCTTCAGGCGAGTGATGGCGCCGCTGGGGTCCACCTGCACCACGATATTTTCAAATTCTTCGGTGCTTTCCAGACGACCTTTTACGTTCAGCAAAACCTGGAATTCACTGTCGGTACTGACCGGCTGGGCACCCAGGCTACCGGCGGCAACCTGCTGGTTCTGCGCGCGAACGGCCTGCACCACATCACCCGGCACCAGGCTGCGAGAAGCCAGCGCTTCAGGATCCAGCCACAGGCGCATGGAGTATTTGCCACCACCAAACATCTGCACATCACCCACCCCGGGCAAACGCGCCAGCTGATCCTTGATGTAGATATCGGCGTAGTTGGACAGATAGCTGGTTTCCCGATCCCCTTCAGGTGAGATCAGATGCACCACCATGGTCAGGTTGGGCGAGGATTTTTCCGCCACTACCCCCAGGCGCTGTACTTCCTGCGGCAAACGCGGCAGGGCACTGGTCACCCGGTTTTGTACCTGAACCTGAGCCCGGTCCAGATCCGTGCCCAACGAAAAGGTCAGGGTCAGGGTCATGCGACCGTCTGTGGTGGCCTGGGAGGACATGTACAGCATGTTTTCAATGCCGTTCATTTCCTGCTCCAGCGGTGCCGCCACGGTTTCGGCGATCACCTTGGGGTTGGCGCCCGGGTAGTTTGCCGTTACCACTACGGTGGGCGGCACGACCTCGGGATATTCACTGACCGGCAGCTGGAACAGCGAGATGCTGCCTCCTACCAGGATCAACAGTGACAGCATGGCCGCAAATATCGGCCGGCTGATAAAGAAATGGCTGAATTTCATGACGTCTCTAATCCGATTATGCAGACGGTTCGGCGGCGGACTGGGGCTTGGCCAGGGTCAGGTTCTGGGTCTCAATTTCAACATTCTGCGGCGTGACCGGCATGCCCGGGCCTACGCGGGCCGGTCCGTTGGCGGCAATGCGCTCTCCCGGCTCCAGACCGGCTTCCACCACCCGCAGCGTGCCTTCACGACGACCGAGTTCCACCTGGCGGTACTCGAGCACATTCTCGGCATTCACCACCAGTACAAAGCGGTTTTTCAGATCGGTGCCCACGGCGCGATCCGGCACCATGACGGTGGGGCGGCTGTCGGCGGCCTTGAGGCTGATGCGGGCAAAGGCGCCCGGACGCAGCTGGGCGTCTTTGGCGGTAAAGACCGCACGTACACGCAGGGTGCCGGTCTGTTCATTGATCTGGTTATCAATGAAGTCCAGTGCACCGGTGTGCTGTTCGCCATTGCTGCCGGCCAGGGCCAGGGTTGCCTGGGTTTCGCCATTGTCGGTGACATTGGAAAATGACGCATTCCAGGTACGCTCATCCACGTCGAAATAGGCGTAGAGACGGTCCGTGGCCACCAATGAGGTCAGCACGCTCTGGCCCGCCTGCACATTGTTGCCTTCGGTGATAAAGGCATTGGAAACCTGACCATCGATCGGCGCCCGCACCTCGGTAAATTCCAGGTTCAGACGAGCGGCCTGCAGGGCAGCCTGCACCGAGGCCAGCTCGGCCCGACGCTGACTGGCCAGCGACAGGCGGGATTCGGCCTGCTCTGCCGAGATGGCATTACGGCCTTGCAGGCGCTTGGCGCGCTGAGCCTCGGAGTTGGCCTGATGCAGCGCCGCCTGGGCCCGGTTCAGCTCGGCTTCAAGGCGGGCCACCTCGGCCGCAAAGGGGCGCGGGTCGATGCGAAACAGCAGGTCACCCTGTTTTACATGGCTCCCTTCGCGAAATTCCACCGACTCGATAACGCCGGAGACACGAGGCCGCAGTTCAACCTGCTGGGGCGACTCCAGTCGAGTGGTGAAGGTGTATTCGGGGCTGTATTGGGCGTACAACACGGCGGCAACGTCCACCGGCTGGGCGGCAGGCGTTGCTTTTGCGGTCGACTCCGCTTCGGCGAAGCATCCCGCCAGTACAGCGGTAAACAACAGACAGGACAGTAAACGAAATTGCATGAGCCTCGCTCCGGTTGAGGGTTGGCGATCCAGTAAATTACGGAGCGCAAGTATCCGGAAGTTGGCTTCAACTCTGTAGCGGGTTGTTGGTTAAATTGGCTTAAACAAAAAGTTGAAGCATACCCGTTCGGGACATGGTCATGGCTTCAAATGGAAAGATAACAATGAGGGCGGCCTGCTCAGGGAAGTCTCAAAGGGAGACCATTTCGCCGATTGATGAATAATCATACCGTTTTCCCCTCTCAGGGATTATCAAAAGATTTTATAAAGTTATTCAACGGCGCCCGGCTTTTTATTCTTCGTAATTCAAATAGAATGGCCCCACTCCGCAGCAAACACTGCCATGTCGCCACCGGGCATCGCCCAGGCCGACCTTCACATACCGTATTTTCTGAACATCATTACTCGGGGAGAACCATGTCTCATCAAATCATCAAGGACCTTAACCGTCGCTACACCGTCAAGAAATACGACAGCAGCAAGCGCATTCCGGCCGAGGATCTGAACATTGTGCTGGAGGCGCTGCGCCTGTCTGCCTCCTCCATCAATTCCCAGCCCTGGAAATTCATCGTGATCGAAAGCGATGAAGCCAAGCAGCGCTTTCACGAGACCTTTGCCAACAAGCACCAGTTCAACCAGCCCCATGCCAAAGAAGCGTCACACACCATACTGTTTGCCTATGATCCGCACTTCACCAAAGACAAATACCGCAAGCGGGTGGATGTCGAGGTCTCTTCCGGCCACCTGCCCGAAGAAATGTACGACAAAATGCTGGGGGCCTACGCCTTTGCCGAGGCCAACACCGATGAGAACGGCTTCAACGGCCACTGGACCAAGTCGCAGATGTACCTGGCCCTGGGCAACACCCTGCACACCCTGGCACGCCTGGGTATTGACTCCACCACCATGGAAGGCGTTGACTCCGAGCTGATTGACGAACAGTTCAAGCACGAACTGGACGGCTACGTCTGCGAAGTGGCGCTGGCCATGGGCTATTACAAGCAAGGCGAAGACTTCAATCACGGCCGGCCCAAGGCGCGTCTGGCCGCCAAAGACGTGATTGTGATGCTCTAACCCGGGTTATCAATACTTCCCCCGATCATCGGGGGAAGTTCGCGTTTATCTCATCGTTTCGGCAACCCGTCATTAATGTCTATGATCCTGCGGTCATAGAAAAAATGGGCCGTTGACTCAAAGCCATCGGGCAAAGGGCCCGGGTTGCAGCGCTGGAACAACAGCTGAGACACCAGCTTCCATCCCATGGCATTGGTGTTATACATCACATCGCCACAATGCTTGCAAAAGATGCGCGTCATGCGCTTGCGAGGATGCTGAAATTCAATAACATCCTCCTTGCCTCGCGTAATGGCGACCTGGTCCGCTTGCCAGGCCAGCACCGAGTGGTACGGTACCTGCAGCAGCTCACGGCAATCCTCACAATGACAGTAGCCATGTACCTTCGGCTGCCCCGTCATGGTGACTTCTACCGCCTCACAGTCACAATGGATGGTATGCATGTGGCTCATCATTTTCCCTCCACTCACGGGTTATCGCTGGTTGCTCACACCAAGGCCTTCAGCGCTCGGCCGGATGAGTCCATGCGTAGGGTTGCATTGCCGCATCCACCTCGGTGTGCGTCAGCGCATTGGTAAAGTTGGAAATCAGCTTTGAGGCCAGTCCGGTCAGGACTTCAAGCGCCTGCCGACGGGTGAAGCCGGCGTCCAGAAATGCCTGCAGTTGCTCGTCCCCGATATGCCCGCGTTGATCCAGCAGCGCTTTGGTAAAGTCATGCAGCGCCTGCAAACGCGCATCGGGAATACGGGTGCCTTCGCGCAACGCCTCAATCACCTCTTCCGGCATGCCTGCCGATTTCATCATCCAGGTATGGCCGGGCACGCAATAGTGGCAGTTGTTTTCAAAGTTGGAGGTCATAAAGACCACCTGCTGCTCCAGGGGAGTCAGGGTGGTCTTTTTCATAAACAATGAAAAAGTCGTGTTGTAGGCCTCATAGGTCGCCGGCGCTTCCGCCAGAATTTTGTGCAGGTTGGGGATCATGCCGAATCCTTTTTTTGACTCTTCCATCAGTGGCTTGGACTCTGCCGGCGCGGTATCAATTTCATAGTACTCAAACATAACAACACCTCTACTGATAACAGACGTTTATAACGGTTGCACAACCACGATATTGTTCAGTGCTTTTCTTCCACTATGATGGCCACAACGGGGGTATCGCCCACGTTCGTTACCTGATGAACCCAGGCTTGATGCCACATCACGTGACCGTCCGGGATCTCCGCCTCAAACACCTCCCCTTGCTCATCGATTCGAATTTTTCCACCGGACTGAAAGTAGACGGTTTCATTATTGTGTCGATGAATGGTGTCGGCTTCCCCAGGCTCCAGCTCCATCCTGAGCACCATGACACTGTCATTTTCAAATATCAGTTCATACTGCTCCGGCGAGGCGATATGGGCCGCCTCCTGGGCGCCGGCCACCGAAACGAGGCCGGCCAGCGCGATGGCTCCAACGATAACTCTGCTCAATACCTTGTTCATGGCTTTTGCCTCTCGTTTATCAGAAGTGCGCGTCAATGTGCTGCTGGAAACGCTCAAAGTCTTGTTCGACACTGGCATTCTTCATCACGTCGAAACAGGCAAAGGTCGGCAGCGGCTCCATGGCAAAGAAGCGGAAGTTCATGTGCATCGGGAAAAACAGATCATCCACACTCTTGCCCTGGAACAGGTACTCGCTTTCGTCGTTAAAGGATTCTGCGGGCGCGTTGAAGGTCAGTGACAACATGTATTTCTTGCCCTGCAGCGTGCCGCCGGCACCGTAGTTTTCCTTGGGCGCATCCTGGTGGCGGCCATCCCCGTTGCACAGGGCCCCGCCCATGCCGGCGGTGTAGACCTCATCCATGTATTTCTTGAAGGACCAGGGCACCATCATCCAGTTAACCGGGGACTGCAGCAAAATGATGTCGGCCCACTGATGATTTTCCAGCTCCAGCTCTACCTGCCACTCATCGTCCACAGTCACAATGCGGGTACTATGGCCCTTGGCACGGATCAGTTCGTCGGCCAGTTGGGTCAGGGAGCGGTTCAATCGGCCCTGTGCAAAGGGATAGTGGCGGTGGGCATTGATGATCAGCACATTACTCATGGTGTCGTCTCCTGGGTAAGTTTATGGTAACTTTTGCTTACCAGGTGTATTATGGTTACCTTGAAGCTCGGTTCAATTAGTTAACTTTTGGTAACCTGGCGGGCTCAAAGGGGGTTAAATTGGAAAGCATTGTAGAAACAGATGGTTATGGCAGAAAAAAAGTTATCAATCCCTGCATGGAGCCCTGCGCCATCGAGAAAGGCATGCGCCTGATCGGAGGAAAGTGGACGGGATCCATCATCTACCACCTCAAGGATGGCCCGGTGCGCTTCAACGATCTGAACCGCATGCTGGGCGGCGCCAGCAAGAAGATGATTGATCAGCGCCTGAAGGAGCTGGAAAGCAGAGGCATGGTGGTCAGGCAGGTCTTGAGCGAACGCCCGCTGGCGGTGACCTACTCACTGACGGCGTTTGGACACAGTGCCCTGGACCTTCTTGAGCAATTACGCGTGTGGTCGGAAGTGCACGAGCTGTAATGCCGCAGATAAAAAAGGCCGGTGATGAATAATGATTCATCACCGGCCTTTGCACAGCCATCACTAGAAAGCGTTAAGCGCTTGCCCCCAGTACCTTGATGCTGACCTCTTCCACCAGGGAGCTGACCGCCTCCTGATAGCTTTTCATGTGTGGGGTTGCCAGGTGCGCATCCAGGTGCGCCACCGACGCCCATTGCTCCATCACGACAAGGGTGTCTTTACCAAGTGTTTCCTGAATCGGAATGTCGGTGGCAACATGCTCGACCGGCGCATATTCAAGGCAACCCTCTTCATCCAGCACCGCGGGCCGAATGCGCAGCAGCTCACTCAGCACCTTTTCCCGTTGCCCCGCCTTTGCATTGATGGTGGCAATGACATAAATCATGTTATTCGTCTCCTTGGCACAAGCAGCTTGTGCATCACAACCAACAGGAGCCGAAGCTCCCGCCTTGATATCAGGCTTCCGCCAGCGCTTCCAGGGTGGGGTAATCGTTATAACCCTCGGCCCCCTGGCTGTAAAAGGTGGTCGGGTCGGGCTCATTGAGCTCGGCACCGGCCTGCAGACGCTCCACCAGATCCGGGTTGGCAATAAAGGGCACGCCAAAGGCAATACCCTGTGCCTGACCGGATTGAACGGCGGCATTGGCTTCCTCGCCGTCATAACCCATGTTCAGGATCAGGTTGCCCCGATAGTGTTCACGGGCGGGGGTGACCACATCGCCTTGCTGCTCGCCAAGCACGTCGCCGCGCATCAGGTGCAGATAGGCCAGGTTGTAGTCATTCAGGCGCTGCGCCATCCAGGTGATCAAGCCGACCGGATCGCTGTCTTTCATGCTGTTGAAGCTGTTCAGCGGCGACAGACGCACACCCACCCGCTCACTGCCCCAGACGCCCACGACGGCATCCAGCACTTCCAGCAGCAGTCGGGCACGATTTTCTATCGGACCACCATAAGGGCCGGTGCGCTGATTGCCGCCGTCACGCAGGAACTGATCCAGCAGATACCCATTGGCACCGTGCACTTCCACGCCATCAAAACCGGCGCGTTTGGCATTTTCGGCGGCGATTTTAAACCCTTCAACAATGGCCGGAATCTCGTCATCGCGCAGTTCACGGGGCACGGTGTAGGCCTTTTTCCCTTCCGGGGTATGCACTTCATCATTGGTGATGGCTACCGCACTGGGGGCCACCGGCACCCGGCCTTCATTGAGCAGCGGGTGACAGGCACGACCACCGTGCCAGATTTGCAGAAAAATCTTGCCGCCGCGGGCGTGCACGGCGTCGGTAACCTTTTTCCAGCCGGCCACCTGGGCGTCAGAATAGATGCCCGGCTCACGCCAGAACGCCGAGTTGCCTTCCATCACCATGGTCGCTTCGGCAATCAGCAGGCCGGCGGACGCACGCTGGGCATAATGCTCCACGATCAGGTCGGTAGGAACATGGTCGGCATCGGCGCGAATACGGGTCAGCGGGGCCATCAGCACCCGGTTGTTCAGTTCAACGGCACCAAGCCGAATCGGCGTAAAGAGATCTGTCATTGGAATCCTCGCTATCGTTACAGGCAGGTTCTGCCTGCCAAAGGCACGGCCATATTGCGCCAGAACCTGCCTCGACTGTGTAGTCATGTCGGCTTTGGAACCATCATGAATGAAAGTTGAAGCCAAAGCCGATGTTACTTAGCCCAGCTCAATACCGTATTTCAGGGCCTTGCGATGGCTCTTGAACTCCAACAGGGCAGCATCAAGGCGCTCAAAAGGTTCAACCAGCATGTCGGGGCCTTTCAGGCCGCCCTGATACTGCTGGTGCAGCAGTCGCTCGCCTTCACGGGCAAAGCGTTGCCACTGGGCCTCGGAGCCGGTGCCATGAAGGGCATTGAGCGCCACTTCGTGCTGTGAAATCGCCGTGGAGAACAACGGCACCACGGCCTTTTCCAATCGACCCATAATGCAGATGAGGTGGCCATTGGCTTCAACGTAAGAGGCCAGTGTTTCGGCATGGGCCGCTCCCACGGTGTCGAATACCGCGAAATAGCGCGCTTCAAGCTGGCTGGCCGACTCCACACAACGATGGGCGCCCAGCTCCATCAGGCTGTCATGTCTGGCACCGGAGGCGATGACGGTGATATGAAAGCCACGGGCCCTGGCCAGCTGGACCAATATACGACCAACGGCGCCAGAGGCGCCGGTAATCAGGATCTCTGCATCCAGTGGTGTTGGAATTTTCTCAATGGCCTGCCAGGCCGTCATCACCGGGCAGGGAAAGGCAGCGGCCTCACTCCAGGACATCCGTTCGGGCATGCGCATGATGGTGCGGGCATCAATGGCGGTATATTCGGCAAAGCTGCCATTTCGAAGCAGGGACTGGTGGTAACACACCGGTACTCCCAGCCAGTGGCGCAGCGATTCATCGCCAACCGCCACGACCACACCGGCGCCATCAACGCCGGGAATGTGCCCGTCGGACCACTGCTCTCCCAGTGCGGCATCAATGAATTTCCAGTCGACCGGGTTCAGGCCGATCGCCTTGTTGGCGATCAGAACGTCCCCCGGACCAGGATCGGGCATGGCCTGAGTGGCAAGGGAGATGGCACGTTCGGATTTGGCCCAGATCCAGGCCTGCATGCTGTCGGGCAAGGATTCCATCGTGATCATGTGATTCAGTCCCATTGCGGTGCAAAGTCAGGGTTGGCAATGCGCTCGCCTTGCTCAAGGGAAGCGATGTCGGCCATGTCGTCGTCGTTCAGCTCCAGGCGCAGGGCGTTCAGGTTGGTTTCCAGATTCACCCGCTTGGTGGAGGAAGGAATGGTGACCAGCCCCTGCTGCAGTTGCCAGGCCAGCACCACCTCGGCCACCGACACCTCATGGCGCTCGGCAATGCGTTGCAGCACGTCGTCTTTCATTACCTTGCCAACGGCCAGGGGCATATAGCCGGTCACCTGAATGTTGCGGGACTGGCAGTGCTCGATAACACGGCGGTTTTGCAGGTAGGGGTGCACCTCGACCTGGTTGGTCAGAATGCTGCCCTCGCCCAGGATCTCAATGGCCTGATCCAGCTGTGCATTGGTAAAGTTGGACACACCGATAAACCGGGTCAGCCCGCGGCGCTGGGCCTCGGCCAGCTGCGGCAGATAAGTGTCCATGGCCACCTTGCCGCTGACTTCCGGCCAGTGGATCAGCAACAGATCAACGGCCTCTACCTGAAGCTTGCGCAGGCTTTCTTCCACGCTGGGAATAAAAGCATCTTCACCCAGGTTTTCCAGCCACACCTTGGTGGTCAGGAAGAGCTCATTCCGGGCAATGCCGCTGTCGGCAATCGCCTGGCCCACTTCGGCTTCATTACCGTAAATCTGTGCGGTATCGATATGACGAAACCCGGTCTCCAGCGCCATGCTGACCGCGTTGTAGGCATCATCCCCTTCCAGACGAAAGGTTCCCATTCCCAGAGAAGGCATCATATTCATTACGGGCAACTCCTGTTATTGCGAGTGAAACAGCGGCAAAACACGCTCGCCGATGTCGTGAAAAGTGTTATCCAGTGGTCGTTGATTGCGGCGCACATGCAGACCGATGTGATCCACCCCGGCGGATTTCATGTCTTCCAGTTCCTTGATCAGGCCGTTAATGCCGGTGCTGATGCCGAAGTGGTGTCGCCGTATGGGGGCG
The Oceanimonas doudoroffii DNA segment above includes these coding regions:
- a CDS encoding efflux transporter outer membrane subunit yields the protein MRKRTKTVALGRIPTLTAIAVLLAGCAVTTEHEAPSAPNQQVMQQITEQVSLNGEQAEAAAQWWHAYGDAQLNRLVEQALANNHDLEAAALRLEAGMERLRVSRDQLRPQGGVAGNVSLTRQQDPQSLNVVRQESATLGLAADWQLDLFGRIRARVRQAQANLEHRQAFEAQTMADVVSGVVATYTRLMGAEEQLALLDKQLTLLDEGVDVLTLRVEEGLSTPLELSRAQALRYEYRARRPELEVLRTQYQDAMAILTGITLPEVREQVSAAGLPALASLQLQIHEPEQALRQSPEIRLAEARVAEAVALSDEAKAALFPSISVSGVLGWMSSTSLGLGGADENLGIRPQLNWSLLNLSALKDGLDAQKLEERAVLAEFEQTWLRVLNRADRSVQDWQAQQQQMLALTRRQEYARSAYEQAESRYEEGMIPYLDFLDAQRDLLTSEAGVIDANSRLLEAFSELQRAFPGHWINLL
- a CDS encoding efflux RND transporter permease subunit; this translates as MKFSHFFISRPIFAAMLSLLILVGGSISLFQLPVSEYPEVVPPTVVVTANYPGANPKVIAETVAAPLEQEMNGIENMLYMSSQATTDGRMTLTLTFSLGTDLDRAQVQVQNRVTSALPRLPQEVQRLGVVAEKSSPNLTMVVHLISPEGDRETSYLSNYADIYIKDQLARLPGVGDVQMFGGGKYSMRLWLDPEALASRSLVPGDVVQAVRAQNQQVAAGSLGAQPVSTDSEFQVLLNVKGRLESTEEFENIVVQVDPSGAITRLKDVARIELGLETYALRSLLNGQTAVAMPIFQRPGANAIELSDQVRATMDELSEQFPAGVEYRIAYDPTVFVRGSIDAVIDTLLEAIVLVVVVVILFLQTWRASIIPLIAVPVSLIGTFAVMQWLGVSINTLSLFGLVLAIGIVVDDAIVVVENVERNIGNGLSPVEATRQAMTEVTGPIIAIALVLCAVFIPTAFIQGLSGQFYKQFALTITISTLISAFNSLTLSPALSALLLRSHDAKPDWLTHGMNALFGRWLFAPFNRMFERGGRMYEKGVKKLIRLSVVVGVVYVGLLGGTVTLFNAVPGGFIPLQDKQYLVAVAQLPDASSLDRTESVVREMEQIALKTPGVMQTVSFPGLSVNGFTNSPNSGIVFVTLKDFDERKDPSQSANAIAGQLNGQFASIDEAFVAVFPPPPILGLGTTGGFKLQIEDRASLGFEALFDNLQKVLDAARQDPALTGLYSSFRIQVPQMDIEIDREQAMLQGIPLEQVFDTLQIYLGSLYVNDFNLFGKTYQVNAQADAEYRVDPEQILRLKVRNAAGNMVPLGSVLTVESTIGPDRVMHYNGYPTAELNGNPAPGYSSDQAQQAIERILNEQLDKGMEFEWTEVTYQQILAGNTMVYIFPLVVLLVFMVLAAQYESLTLPLSIILIVPMTILSALAGIWLMDGANDIFTRIALIVLVALACKNAILMVEFARDSRNEGNSRLEAILEACRLRLRPILMTSIAFTAGVVPLVLASGAGAEMRQAMGVAVFSGMIGVTVFGLLFTPVFYMAMTALERKPATNENTEKTSRQEAEHA
- a CDS encoding efflux RND transporter periplasmic adaptor subunit, which produces MQFRLLSCLLFTAVLAGCFAEAESTAKATPAAQPVDVAAVLYAQYSPEYTFTTRLESPQQVELRPRVSGVIESVEFREGSHVKQGDLLFRIDPRPFAAEVARLEAELNRAQAALHQANSEAQRAKRLQGRNAISAEQAESRLSLASQRRAELASVQAALQAARLNLEFTEVRAPIDGQVSNAFITEGNNVQAGQSVLTSLVATDRLYAYFDVDERTWNASFSNVTDNGETQATLALAGSNGEQHTGALDFIDNQINEQTGTLRVRAVFTAKDAQLRPGAFARISLKAADSRPTVMVPDRAVGTDLKNRFVLVVNAENVLEYRQVELGRREGTLRVVEAGLEPGERIAANGPARVGPGMPVTPQNVEIETQNLTLAKPQSAAEPSA
- a CDS encoding nitroreductase family protein, with product MSHQIIKDLNRRYTVKKYDSSKRIPAEDLNIVLEALRLSASSINSQPWKFIVIESDEAKQRFHETFANKHQFNQPHAKEASHTILFAYDPHFTKDKYRKRVDVEVSSGHLPEEMYDKMLGAYAFAEANTDENGFNGHWTKSQMYLALGNTLHTLARLGIDSTTMEGVDSELIDEQFKHELDGYVCEVALAMGYYKQGEDFNHGRPKARLAAKDVIVML
- a CDS encoding GFA family protein, producing the protein MHTIHCDCEAVEVTMTGQPKVHGYCHCEDCRELLQVPYHSVLAWQADQVAITRGKEDVIEFQHPRKRMTRIFCKHCGDVMYNTNAMGWKLVSQLLFQRCNPGPLPDGFESTAHFFYDRRIIDINDGLPKR
- a CDS encoding carboxymuconolactone decarboxylase family protein produces the protein MFEYYEIDTAPAESKPLMEESKKGFGMIPNLHKILAEAPATYEAYNTTFSLFMKKTTLTPLEQQVVFMTSNFENNCHYCVPGHTWMMKSAGMPEEVIEALREGTRIPDARLQALHDFTKALLDQRGHIGDEQLQAFLDAGFTRRQALEVLTGLASKLISNFTNALTHTEVDAAMQPYAWTHPAER
- a CDS encoding NAD(P)H-dependent oxidoreductase, producing MSNVLIINAHRHYPFAQGRLNRSLTQLADELIRAKGHSTRIVTVDDEWQVELELENHQWADIILLQSPVNWMMVPWSFKKYMDEVYTAGMGGALCNGDGRHQDAPKENYGAGGTLQGKKYMLSLTFNAPAESFNDESEYLFQGKSVDDLFFPMHMNFRFFAMEPLPTFACFDVMKNASVEQDFERFQQHIDAHF
- a CDS encoding winged helix-turn-helix transcriptional regulator, whose translation is MRLIGGKWTGSIIYHLKDGPVRFNDLNRMLGGASKKMIDQRLKELESRGMVVRQVLSERPLAVTYSLTAFGHSALDLLEQLRVWSEVHEL
- a CDS encoding putative quinol monooxygenase, with protein sequence MIYVIATINAKAGQREKVLSELLRIRPAVLDEEGCLEYAPVEHVATDIPIQETLGKDTLVVMEQWASVAHLDAHLATPHMKSYQEAVSSLVEEVSIKVLGASA